Proteins found in one Hypericibacter terrae genomic segment:
- a CDS encoding IS30 family transposase, whose product MGTKYTQLSAEERAILASLQAKDHSIRQIAAALDRPASTISRELKRNTGRQIGYRAVYAQQQTRARRWRGSRLERDAKLRRQVLDGLKKGWSPEQVCGWLERQQGRHVISPESIYRFIQAQITRHKDYRWRHYLPRAKSKRGRRGRKGGSSALHIQDRVSIAERPAAVGDRSVAGNWEADLMMFTRYGQALLALHERSSRLLIVGRSNGKHAEPIADAIASLLGPLPQSLRQTITFDNGTEFARHYELHRLDIQTFFCDPYAPWQKGGVENAIGRLRRNIPRKTNLDTLTTRQLSNLVRAYNNTPRKCLDWHSPAEIFCSQVLHLECESIPPLSRG is encoded by the coding sequence ATGGGAACAAAATACACTCAGCTCTCGGCCGAAGAGCGCGCCATCCTTGCCAGCCTTCAGGCCAAAGACCACTCGATCCGCCAGATCGCTGCAGCTCTGGATCGCCCAGCATCGACGATTTCTCGGGAGCTGAAGCGAAACACCGGCCGTCAGATCGGCTATCGGGCCGTCTACGCCCAGCAGCAGACCCGGGCCCGGCGCTGGCGAGGCTCGCGTCTGGAACGTGACGCCAAGTTGCGCCGGCAAGTCCTCGACGGCCTGAAGAAAGGCTGGTCGCCCGAGCAGGTCTGCGGCTGGCTCGAACGCCAGCAGGGCCGGCACGTCATCAGCCCGGAGAGCATCTACCGCTTCATCCAGGCCCAGATCACCCGCCACAAGGACTATCGCTGGCGCCATTACCTGCCCCGCGCCAAGAGCAAACGCGGCCGCCGCGGCCGCAAGGGCGGCAGCTCGGCCCTGCACATCCAAGATCGTGTTTCCATTGCAGAAAGACCCGCCGCCGTCGGGGACCGTTCGGTCGCCGGCAACTGGGAAGCCGATCTCATGATGTTCACCCGCTACGGCCAGGCCCTCCTCGCCTTGCATGAGCGATCCTCCCGCCTGCTCATCGTCGGCCGGTCCAACGGCAAGCATGCCGAGCCGATCGCCGACGCTATCGCCAGCTTGCTCGGGCCTCTGCCCCAATCCCTGCGCCAGACCATCACCTTCGACAATGGCACCGAGTTCGCCCGTCACTACGAGCTCCACCGCCTCGATATCCAGACCTTCTTCTGCGACCCCTATGCTCCCTGGCAGAAAGGGGGCGTCGAAAACGCCATCGGGCGATTGCGCCGCAACATCCCCAGAAAAACCAACCTCGACACCCTCACCACACGCCAACTCTCAAATCTGGTCCGCGCCTACAACAACACCCCGCGCAAATGCCTTGACTGGCACAGCCCCGCTGAAATCTTCTGCAGCCAAGTGTTGCACTTGGAGTGTGAATCCATCCCCCCGCTTTCGCGGGGGTGA
- a CDS encoding DMT family transporter, translating to MTTKSSSWIPVLVALAVVVFWGATPVFTKVAAREIDPLLVGMLRTLLGGLAAAPLALGLRIKPPRQGRQIWPLLLSGFCGFVAFPILYTIGQRMTSAMHGGLILAALPIFTGLYAAAIERRRPSRVWWAGCAVAFAGEILLILGRMPTSAGEASILGDCLILFASLFAAMGYVAGARLTQSGYASLGTTLWGVTAGALAVAPFLAFETGGSLPEASWIAWGTIAMLAWVTSIMGYIGWYWALGHGGIARMGTIQFLQPLSGLVLAFFWLGERPTAILIAATIMIFAGVVIARRR from the coding sequence ATGACGACCAAGAGCTCGAGTTGGATTCCCGTCCTGGTGGCGCTCGCCGTAGTGGTGTTCTGGGGGGCGACGCCGGTCTTCACCAAGGTCGCGGCGCGCGAGATCGATCCGCTGCTGGTCGGCATGCTGCGCACCCTGCTCGGCGGGCTGGCGGCGGCACCCCTGGCCTTGGGCCTGCGCATCAAGCCGCCGCGCCAGGGCCGCCAGATCTGGCCGCTGCTGCTCTCGGGCTTCTGCGGCTTCGTGGCCTTTCCGATTCTCTACACCATCGGCCAGCGCATGACCTCGGCCATGCATGGCGGACTGATCTTGGCCGCGCTCCCCATCTTCACCGGGCTCTATGCCGCGGCCATCGAGCGGCGCCGGCCCAGCCGGGTCTGGTGGGCGGGTTGTGCGGTCGCCTTCGCCGGCGAGATCCTGCTGATCCTCGGCCGCATGCCGACCTCGGCGGGCGAGGCCTCGATCCTCGGCGATTGCCTGATCCTGTTCGCCAGTCTGTTCGCCGCCATGGGTTATGTCGCCGGCGCGCGGCTCACCCAGTCCGGCTATGCCAGCCTCGGCACCACGCTCTGGGGCGTGACCGCGGGCGCGCTCGCGGTGGCGCCGTTCCTGGCCTTCGAGACGGGCGGAAGCCTGCCGGAGGCGAGCTGGATCGCCTGGGGCACCATCGCGATGCTCGCCTGGGTCACCTCGATCATGGGCTATATCGGCTGGTACTGGGCGCTCGGCCATGGCGGCATCGCGCGCATGGGCACGATCCAGTTCCTGCAGCCGCTCTCGGGATTGGTGCTCGCCTTCTTCTGGCTCGGCGAACGGCCGACCGCGATCCTGATCGCCGCCACCATCATGATCTTCGCCGGCGTGGTGATCGCGCGACGGCGCTGA
- a CDS encoding peptide ABC transporter substrate-binding protein, with protein sequence MMNRRTTLKLAAFAVATLLAGTAMANAETVLRRGNGAEPETIDPHKSTGVPENAIENDLFEGLVAWGPDGKEVPGVAKSWDISDDGTVYTFHLRDDAKWSNGEPVTSADFVYSFQRAVDPKTASDYAPILSPIKNADDIIAGKITDLNQLGVTAPDAHTVVISLNASTPYLLGLLTHNIAMPVHKATVEKFGDQWTRPGNIVSNGPFMLADWVPQSQLTIVKNPNFHDASSVKLDKIIYYPTEDIAEELKRYRAGELDITYDVPSDQVKWVEANMKDEFHNTPYLGTYYYVINLTRETLGKAQQIRKALALGVDREILVDKITQAGELPAYSWVPPDILGYQQQFLDFKDEAKAQRLAEAKKLLADAGYGPDKPLKIQLLYNTSENHKKIAVAIAAMWKPLGVELELVNQEWKVYLETRDKKDFDIARAAWIGDYPDPINFLDMFKSDAGARNDAGYNNPKFDELLTTAGATVDPKKRLEILAQAEKIFLDDYAMIPIYHYTTKHMLSPKLVGWESNVLDIHPGRYLSLKS encoded by the coding sequence ATGATGAATCGGCGAACGACGTTGAAACTGGCCGCCTTCGCGGTCGCGACGTTGCTGGCGGGAACCGCGATGGCGAATGCCGAGACGGTCCTGCGGCGCGGCAACGGCGCCGAGCCCGAGACGATCGATCCGCATAAATCCACGGGCGTGCCCGAGAACGCGATCGAGAACGACCTGTTCGAAGGCCTGGTCGCCTGGGGTCCCGACGGCAAGGAGGTGCCCGGTGTCGCCAAGAGCTGGGACATCAGCGACGACGGCACCGTCTACACCTTCCATCTGCGCGACGACGCGAAATGGTCGAACGGCGAGCCCGTGACCTCTGCCGACTTCGTCTATTCCTTCCAGCGCGCGGTGGATCCCAAGACGGCGTCCGACTACGCGCCCATCCTCTCACCGATCAAGAACGCCGACGACATCATCGCCGGCAAGATCACCGACCTCAACCAGCTCGGCGTGACCGCGCCCGACGCGCACACGGTCGTGATCAGCCTCAACGCATCCACGCCCTATCTGCTGGGCCTCCTGACCCACAACATCGCCATGCCCGTGCACAAGGCCACGGTCGAGAAGTTCGGCGATCAATGGACCCGGCCCGGCAACATCGTGTCGAACGGCCCCTTCATGCTGGCGGACTGGGTACCGCAGTCGCAGCTCACCATCGTCAAGAATCCGAATTTCCACGACGCCTCCAGCGTCAAGCTCGACAAGATCATCTATTACCCGACCGAGGATATTGCCGAGGAGCTGAAGCGCTATCGGGCCGGCGAACTCGACATCACCTACGACGTTCCGTCGGATCAGGTGAAGTGGGTCGAAGCCAACATGAAGGACGAGTTCCACAACACGCCCTATCTCGGCACCTACTACTACGTCATCAACCTGACCCGCGAGACGCTGGGCAAGGCGCAGCAGATCCGCAAGGCGCTGGCGCTCGGCGTCGACCGCGAGATCCTCGTCGACAAGATCACGCAGGCCGGCGAACTCCCCGCCTATAGCTGGGTTCCGCCCGATATCCTCGGGTACCAGCAGCAGTTCCTCGACTTCAAGGACGAGGCCAAGGCGCAGCGCCTGGCCGAAGCCAAGAAGCTCCTGGCCGATGCCGGCTACGGCCCCGACAAGCCGCTGAAGATCCAGCTCCTCTACAACACCAGCGAGAACCACAAGAAGATCGCGGTCGCGATCGCCGCGATGTGGAAGCCGCTGGGCGTCGAGCTCGAGCTGGTGAACCAGGAATGGAAAGTCTATCTCGAGACGCGCGACAAGAAGGATTTCGACATCGCGCGCGCCGCCTGGATCGGCGACTATCCCGATCCCATCAACTTCCTCGACATGTTCAAGTCGGATGCCGGTGCGCGCAACGATGCCGGCTACAACAATCCGAAGTTCGACGAGCTGCTGACGACCGCGGGCGCCACCGTCGATCCGAAGAAGCGGCTGGAGATCCTGGCGCAGGCCGAGAAGATCTTCCTCGACGACTACGCCATGATTCCGATCTATCACTACACCACCAAGCATATGCTGAGCCCGAAGCTGGTCGGATGGGAGTCCAACGTCCTGGACATCCATCCCGGCCGCTACCTCTCGCTGAAGTCCTGA
- the oppB gene encoding oligopeptide ABC transporter permease OppB has translation MLNYAIKRLIGAVPTLLLIVAITFFMVHLAPGGPFDKERKLSAEVEANLRKAYHLDEPVIQQFGRYVGNLLQGDFGPSFQYKDYSVTELILGGFPTSLTLGAIAMTAAIVFGMGAGMIAALRQNSLLDHVLMGAAVLGVAVPNFVVAPLLTLVIGLYLHLLPVGGWSDGGFSIRHAILPATALALPQVAAIARLMRGSMLEVLRTNYIRTARAKGLPERITLLRHGVKAALPPIVSYLGPAIANIITGSIVIEQIFGIPGIGRYFVQAALNRDYTLVMGVVVFYGALIILLNLLADLAYGLLDPQVRYD, from the coding sequence ATGCTCAATTATGCCATCAAGCGACTGATCGGCGCGGTTCCGACCCTGCTGCTGATCGTCGCCATCACCTTTTTCATGGTGCATCTGGCGCCCGGCGGTCCCTTCGACAAGGAACGGAAACTCTCCGCCGAGGTCGAAGCCAATCTGCGCAAGGCCTATCATCTCGACGAGCCCGTCATCCAGCAGTTCGGCCGCTATGTCGGCAATCTGCTGCAGGGCGATTTCGGGCCCTCCTTCCAGTACAAGGATTACAGCGTCACCGAGCTGATCCTCGGCGGCTTCCCCACCTCGCTCACGCTGGGTGCCATCGCCATGACGGCGGCCATCGTCTTCGGCATGGGAGCCGGCATGATCGCGGCGCTGCGCCAGAACAGCCTGCTCGATCATGTGCTGATGGGCGCTGCCGTGCTCGGCGTGGCGGTGCCCAACTTCGTAGTGGCGCCGCTTCTGACCCTGGTGATCGGGTTGTATCTTCACCTGCTCCCGGTGGGCGGCTGGAGCGATGGCGGCTTCTCGATCCGCCACGCGATCCTGCCGGCGACGGCCCTGGCGCTGCCGCAGGTTGCCGCGATCGCCCGGCTGATGCGCGGCAGCATGCTCGAGGTGCTCCGCACCAACTATATCCGCACCGCCCGCGCCAAGGGCCTGCCCGAGCGCATCACCCTGCTGCGCCATGGCGTCAAGGCCGCGCTGCCGCCGATCGTGTCCTATCTGGGGCCCGCGATAGCCAACATCATCACCGGCTCGATCGTGATCGAGCAGATCTTCGGCATTCCCGGCATCGGCCGCTATTTCGTCCAGGCCGCGCTCAACCGCGACTACACGCTGGTCATGGGCGTGGTGGTGTTCTATGGCGCCCTCATCATCCTGCTGAACCTGCTGGCGGACCTGGCCTATGGGCTGCTCGATCCGCAGGTGCGCTATGACTGA
- a CDS encoding ABC transporter permease subunit — MTDLAIPSAPARPRSLWADARRRLFRNRAAMLSLILLAAITLACMLAPLLAPHPMDEVNWDRIMAPPDWSLGYFFGTDENGRDLFARALYGGRVSLSIGAVATLVSLVIGVAWGAVAGFVGGRVDALMMRIVDILYALPFVFFVILLTVVFGRDVILMYVAIGAVSWLDMARIVRGQTLSLKRKEFIEAAHASGVGTFAILRRHIVPNTLGPVIIYTTLTVPQVILIESFVSFLGLGVQEPNASWGTMVNEGARVMETSYWVLVYPATLLVVTLLCLNFLGDGLRDALDPKDR; from the coding sequence ATGACTGATCTCGCCATCCCCTCCGCACCGGCACGGCCCCGCAGCCTCTGGGCCGATGCGCGCCGCCGCCTGTTCCGCAACAGGGCGGCGATGCTGAGCCTGATCCTGCTGGCGGCCATCACCCTCGCCTGCATGCTGGCGCCCCTCCTGGCCCCGCATCCGATGGACGAGGTCAATTGGGACCGGATCATGGCGCCGCCCGACTGGTCGCTGGGCTATTTCTTCGGCACCGACGAGAACGGCCGCGACCTCTTCGCCCGTGCGCTCTATGGCGGCCGCGTCTCGCTCTCGATCGGCGCGGTGGCGACGCTGGTCAGCCTCGTCATCGGCGTCGCCTGGGGTGCCGTCGCCGGCTTCGTCGGCGGCCGGGTCGATGCGCTCATGATGCGCATCGTCGACATCCTCTATGCGCTGCCCTTCGTCTTCTTCGTGATCCTGCTGACGGTCGTGTTCGGGCGCGACGTCATCCTCATGTATGTCGCGATCGGCGCCGTCTCCTGGCTCGACATGGCGCGCATCGTCCGCGGCCAGACCCTGAGCCTCAAGCGCAAGGAATTCATCGAGGCGGCGCACGCCTCGGGCGTGGGCACCTTCGCCATCCTGCGCCGGCATATCGTGCCCAACACGCTGGGCCCTGTCATCATCTACACGACGCTCACCGTGCCGCAGGTGATCCTGATCGAATCCTTCGTGAGCTTCCTGGGCTTGGGCGTGCAGGAGCCCAATGCCAGCTGGGGCACGATGGTGAACGAGGGCGCCCGGGTGATGGAGACCTCCTACTGGGTGCTGGTCTATCCGGCGACCCTGCTGGTGGTGACCCTGCTCTGCCTCAATTTCCTCGGCGACGGCCTGCGCGATGCGCTCGACCCGAAGGACCGCTGA
- a CDS encoding ABC transporter ATP-binding protein, translating into MSAVAASRPAPSTDPVFEVEDLRVAFALEGGGRIDALDGVSFSIAPGETVGIVGESGSGKTQLFMAAMGLLARNGRATGHVRFAGTEILGLPPAELNRLRGARFAMVFQDPMTSLNPFLTVERQLTEVLVTHRGFDRARARDAAIQMLERVQIPEPERRIGMYPFEFSGGMRQRVMIAMALLCGPEFLIADEPTTALDVTIQAQILSLLAELKRDTGMALALITHDLGVVAGLCDRVLVMYAGRIVEEGRVQDLFREPLHPYTAGLLASIPRADPMSVEDDEPPLIAIPGQPPDLQHLPSGCAFRTRCRFAFERCAREVPPLRGAGQGRAKACHLDQPPAVGTPRP; encoded by the coding sequence ATGAGCGCCGTCGCCGCCTCCCGCCCCGCCCCCTCCACCGACCCCGTCTTCGAGGTCGAGGATCTGCGGGTCGCCTTCGCCCTCGAAGGCGGCGGGCGGATCGATGCCCTCGACGGCGTCAGCTTCTCGATTGCGCCCGGCGAGACCGTCGGCATCGTCGGCGAATCGGGCTCTGGCAAGACCCAGCTCTTCATGGCGGCGATGGGCCTGCTGGCGCGCAACGGCCGGGCGACGGGCCATGTGCGCTTCGCGGGCACCGAGATCCTGGGGCTGCCCCCGGCCGAGCTCAACCGTCTGCGCGGCGCGCGCTTCGCCATGGTGTTCCAGGACCCGATGACCTCGCTCAACCCGTTCCTCACGGTCGAGCGGCAACTGACCGAGGTGCTGGTCACCCATCGCGGCTTCGACCGCGCCCGCGCCCGCGACGCCGCCATCCAGATGCTCGAGCGGGTGCAGATTCCCGAGCCCGAGCGGCGCATCGGCATGTATCCGTTCGAGTTCTCGGGCGGCATGCGCCAGCGCGTGATGATCGCCATGGCGCTGCTCTGCGGGCCGGAATTCCTCATCGCCGACGAGCCGACCACCGCCCTCGACGTCACGATTCAGGCGCAGATCCTGTCGCTGCTGGCGGAACTCAAGCGCGACACCGGCATGGCGCTCGCGCTCATCACCCACGATCTGGGCGTCGTCGCCGGCCTCTGCGACCGGGTGCTGGTGATGTATGCGGGGCGTATTGTCGAAGAAGGTAGGGTCCAGGACCTGTTCCGCGAGCCGCTCCACCCCTACACCGCAGGACTGCTGGCCTCGATCCCGCGCGCGGACCCGATGTCGGTCGAGGATGACGAGCCGCCGCTGATCGCCATTCCGGGCCAGCCGCCCGACCTGCAGCATCTGCCGTCAGGCTGCGCCTTCCGCACGCGCTGCCGCTTCGCCTTCGAGCGCTGCGCGCGCGAGGTGCCGCCGCTGCGCGGCGCCGGCCAGGGCCGCGCCAAGGCGTGCCATCTCGATCAACCGCCGGCCGTGGGGACGCCCCGGCCATGA
- a CDS encoding ABC transporter ATP-binding protein has protein sequence MIASGKPTLDKAKPILSVKDLHVTFPIRRGLFRREATLVALDGVSFDLKPGETLGLVGESGSGKSTLGRAVLRLLPRVEGHVTWLGQDLAGLTPEALRRLRADMQIVFQDPLASLDPRMPVGEIVAEPLRTFQPDLPKKELRARVTGMLARVGLGPEHLDRYPHEFSGGQCQRIGIARAMINRPKLVICDEPVSALDVSIQAQIINLLMKLQREDGLALIFISHNLSVVRHISHRIMVLYLGRVAELADRRALFREPRHPYTQALISAVPLPDPERERARRHLVLKGELPSPLDPPSGCAFRTRCPKATAICAAERPALEVTPDGHSVACHHWREGPRAI, from the coding sequence ATGATCGCATCCGGGAAGCCCACGCTCGATAAGGCCAAGCCGATCCTCTCGGTCAAGGATCTGCATGTCACCTTCCCGATCCGCCGCGGCCTGTTCCGGCGCGAAGCGACCCTGGTGGCGCTGGACGGGGTGAGCTTCGATCTCAAGCCGGGCGAGACGCTGGGACTGGTCGGCGAATCCGGCTCCGGCAAATCGACGCTGGGCCGCGCGGTGCTGCGGCTCCTGCCGCGCGTCGAGGGCCATGTTACCTGGCTGGGCCAGGATCTCGCGGGCCTGACGCCCGAGGCGCTGCGGCGCCTTCGCGCCGACATGCAGATCGTGTTCCAGGATCCGCTGGCCTCGCTCGATCCGCGCATGCCGGTCGGCGAGATCGTGGCCGAGCCGCTGCGCACCTTCCAGCCCGACCTGCCGAAGAAGGAACTCCGCGCGCGCGTCACCGGCATGCTGGCCCGCGTCGGCCTGGGGCCCGAGCATCTCGACCGCTATCCGCACGAATTCTCGGGCGGGCAGTGCCAGCGCATCGGCATCGCGCGCGCCATGATCAACCGCCCGAAGCTGGTGATCTGCGACGAGCCGGTCTCGGCCCTCGACGTCTCGATCCAGGCGCAGATCATCAATCTGCTGATGAAGCTGCAGCGCGAGGACGGGCTCGCCCTCATCTTCATCTCGCACAATCTCTCGGTGGTGCGGCATATCAGCCACCGCATCATGGTGCTCTATCTGGGCCGGGTTGCGGAGCTCGCCGACCGCCGCGCCCTGTTCCGCGAGCCGCGCCATCCCTACACCCAGGCGCTGATCTCGGCGGTGCCGCTGCCCGATCCCGAACGGGAGCGGGCGCGCCGGCATCTGGTGCTCAAAGGCGAGCTGCCTTCGCCGCTCGACCCGCCCTCGGGCTGCGCCTTCCGCACCCGCTGTCCCAAGGCGACCGCGATCTGCGCCGCCGAACGCCCGGCGCTCGAGGTCACGCCCGATGGCCACAGTGTCGCATGCCATCATTGGCGCGAAGGGCCGCGCGCGATCTGA
- a CDS encoding M48 family metallopeptidase, with protein sequence MFLTVVAVAIMASFLFDLWLDRRQIHHVLVHRERVPAAFQGALSIEEHQKAAAYTVARRRFGIKRELAGMVLSLLLLVGGGFAFINSVVATTFGTGYVGSLALVAIIAGIGGLVALPFAYVGTFSIEAAFGFNRTTRKLFFVDRAKSVALAIAFATPLVLAADFAMRQLGSWWWFAVWGIFVAFNLLALLIVPTFIMPLFNKFEVLKDEVLKSRIEALMKRCGFHPKGVYRMDGSKRSGHGNAFFTGFGPSKRIVLFDTLLEKLTPEEIEAVLAHELGHFKLRHVLRRLLTYFGASLVILAFLGWLFRQDGFYRGFGVDPAIAHAMPMTGLLLFFLLFPLVSTWFRALPNHVSRRQEFEADAYAANHANSRELASALVKLHRDNAATLTSDPIYSAVNDTHPSAAQRIARLAA encoded by the coding sequence GTGTTCCTGACTGTCGTCGCCGTCGCCATCATGGCCTCCTTCCTGTTCGACCTCTGGCTGGACCGGCGGCAGATCCATCATGTCCTCGTCCATCGCGAGCGCGTGCCCGCGGCCTTTCAAGGCGCCTTGTCGATCGAGGAGCATCAGAAGGCGGCGGCCTATACCGTGGCGAGGCGGCGCTTCGGCATCAAGCGCGAGCTGGCCGGGATGGTCCTGAGCCTGCTGCTTCTGGTCGGGGGCGGATTCGCCTTCATCAATTCCGTGGTCGCGACGACGTTCGGCACCGGTTATGTCGGTTCGCTGGCCCTTGTGGCGATCATCGCCGGCATCGGCGGCCTGGTGGCCCTGCCGTTCGCCTATGTCGGGACCTTCTCGATCGAAGCGGCATTCGGCTTCAATCGCACGACCCGAAAGCTCTTTTTCGTCGACCGCGCGAAGTCGGTCGCCTTGGCGATAGCGTTCGCGACCCCTCTCGTTCTCGCGGCCGATTTCGCCATGCGGCAATTGGGGTCATGGTGGTGGTTCGCTGTGTGGGGGATCTTCGTCGCCTTCAATCTGCTCGCCCTGCTGATCGTGCCGACGTTCATCATGCCGCTATTCAACAAGTTCGAGGTGCTGAAGGACGAAGTCTTGAAGTCCCGGATCGAAGCGCTGATGAAGCGCTGCGGATTCCATCCCAAAGGCGTCTATCGAATGGATGGCAGCAAACGCTCCGGCCATGGCAATGCCTTCTTCACCGGCTTCGGGCCGTCCAAGCGGATCGTGCTGTTCGATACGCTGCTGGAGAAACTGACGCCCGAGGAGATCGAAGCGGTTCTTGCGCATGAGCTCGGCCACTTCAAGCTGCGGCATGTCCTGCGGCGCCTGCTGACCTACTTCGGAGCCAGCCTTGTCATCCTGGCCTTCCTCGGATGGCTCTTTCGCCAGGACGGGTTCTACCGGGGCTTCGGCGTCGATCCGGCGATCGCGCACGCCATGCCGATGACGGGTCTGCTCCTGTTCTTCCTGCTCTTCCCTCTCGTCTCGACATGGTTCAGGGCGCTTCCGAACCATGTCTCGCGCCGGCAGGAGTTCGAAGCCGACGCCTATGCCGCCAACCATGCCAATAGCAGGGAACTGGCTTCAGCCCTCGTCAAGCTGCACCGCGACAACGCAGCGACCCTGACCTCGGACCCGATCTATTCGGCCGTCAACGACACGCATCCGAGCGCTGCTCAACGCATCGCCAGGCTCGCAGCGTAG